From one Streptomyces chromofuscus genomic stretch:
- the hemC gene encoding hydroxymethylbilane synthase codes for MTEKALRLGTRRSKLAMAQSGQVAQAVSQVTGRPVELVEITTYGDVSREHLAQIGGTGVFVTALRDALLRGEVDFAVHSLKDLPTTQPETLTLAAFPLREDPRDVIVARDALKLTDLPRGARIGTGSPRRMAQLNAYARTHGLDIETVPIRGNVDTRIGYVHKGELDAVVLAAAGLHRIGRIDEVTDFLSVDTVLPAPGQGALAIECAADNADLIAVLGELDDPFTRAAVTAERSLLAALEAGCSAPVGALADLPPLSAPLERGDPRADRQIVKEMRLRGVVGTTDGTRTVQLSTTGPVPQTHDRAVALGRELAAEMLAQGAAGLMGERAH; via the coding sequence ATGACGGAGAAGGCACTGAGGCTGGGGACCAGGCGCAGCAAGCTCGCCATGGCCCAGTCCGGGCAGGTGGCGCAAGCCGTGAGCCAGGTGACCGGACGGCCTGTCGAGCTCGTCGAGATCACCACGTACGGCGATGTCTCCCGCGAGCACCTCGCGCAGATCGGCGGCACCGGTGTGTTCGTGACCGCGCTGCGCGACGCGCTGCTCCGGGGCGAGGTCGACTTCGCGGTGCACTCGCTGAAGGACCTGCCGACCACGCAGCCCGAGACGCTGACGCTGGCCGCGTTCCCGCTGCGCGAGGACCCCCGGGACGTGATCGTCGCGCGGGACGCGCTGAAGTTGACCGACCTGCCGCGCGGGGCCCGCATCGGCACCGGTTCGCCGCGCCGGATGGCGCAGCTGAACGCGTACGCCCGCACGCACGGGCTGGACATCGAGACGGTGCCGATCCGCGGCAACGTCGACACCCGGATCGGGTACGTCCACAAGGGCGAGCTCGACGCCGTCGTCCTGGCCGCCGCCGGACTGCACCGGATCGGCCGGATCGACGAAGTGACCGACTTCCTGTCGGTCGACACGGTTTTGCCCGCCCCCGGCCAGGGGGCCCTGGCGATCGAGTGCGCCGCGGACAACGCGGACCTCATCGCGGTGCTCGGCGAGCTCGACGACCCGTTCACACGGGCCGCCGTGACCGCCGAACGGTCACTGCTCGCCGCCCTGGAGGCCGGTTGCAGCGCCCCGGTGGGCGCACTCGCCGACCTTCCCCCACTCTCGGCTCCGCTCGAGCGGGGGGACCCCCGGGCCGACAGGCAGATTGTCAAGGAAATGCGCCTGCGGGGCGTCGTCGGCACGACCGACGGCACCCGGACGGTGCAGCTGTCCACCACCGGTCCCGTGCCCCAGACGCACGACCGGGCAGTGGCACTCGGCCGCGAACTCGCCGCCGAGATGCTCGCCCAGGGCGCGGCCGGTCTGATGGGGGAGCGAGCACATTGA
- a CDS encoding bifunctional uroporphyrinogen-III C-methyltransferase/uroporphyrinogen-III synthase, with protein sequence MSPTTLPAASPEHGHVTFLGAGPGDPGLLTLRAVEALAHADVLVAEHEVLDVVRTHARPGVAVVNTDPGPSSDLGPGTGTPQLTVVDGTSATVGVPAVRDAAHLVMEAARGGRRVVRAVSGDPGLDAYAAEEMLACAAAGVPFEVVPGVAAAVGVPAYAGVPLRDAQGADVRFVDARTASDRCWTEVGASDGTVVVSTTLDSVAAAAGELVSAGRKPDTPMTVTVAGTTTRQRTWTATLGTVAQTLKQAKVLPSPEGGRPVIAVVGERSAAARREQLSWFESKPLFGWKVLVPRTKEQAASLSDQLRSYGAVPHEVPTIAVEPPRTPQQMERAVKGLVTGRYEWIAFTSVNAVKAVREKFEEYGLDARAFAGIKVAAVGEQTAKALVAFGVKPDLVPSGEQSAAGLLEDWPPYDPVFDPIDRVFLPRADIATETLVAGLIELGWEVDDVTAYRTVRASPPPAETREAIKGGGFDAVLFTSSSTVRNLVGIAGKPHNVTVIACIGPATAKTAEEHGLRVDVMAPEPSVHKLAEALADFGMKRRAAALEAGDPVTRPSERRPGARRRRTTT encoded by the coding sequence TTGAGCCCCACCACCCTTCCCGCCGCCAGTCCGGAACACGGGCACGTCACCTTCCTGGGTGCCGGACCCGGGGATCCGGGACTGCTGACTCTGCGCGCCGTCGAGGCGCTGGCGCACGCGGACGTACTCGTCGCCGAGCACGAGGTGCTCGACGTGGTACGCACGCACGCCAGGCCGGGCGTCGCCGTCGTGAACACGGACCCGGGTCCTTCTTCGGACCTCGGTCCGGGCACAGGCACGCCTCAGCTGACGGTTGTTGACGGCACGTCAGCAACCGTTGGGGTCCCCGCAGTGAGGGATGCCGCACATCTTGTCATGGAGGCTGCGCGAGGCGGCAGGCGGGTCGTCCGTGCGGTGTCCGGGGACCCGGGGCTCGACGCGTACGCCGCCGAGGAGATGCTCGCCTGCGCCGCGGCGGGTGTTCCGTTCGAGGTGGTGCCCGGTGTCGCGGCCGCGGTCGGGGTGCCGGCGTACGCCGGTGTGCCGCTGCGGGACGCGCAGGGGGCCGACGTGCGGTTCGTGGACGCGCGGACGGCTTCCGACCGGTGCTGGACGGAGGTCGGGGCGTCGGACGGGACGGTCGTCGTGTCGACCACCCTCGACTCCGTGGCCGCGGCTGCCGGCGAGCTGGTGTCCGCGGGGCGCAAGCCCGATACGCCGATGACCGTGACGGTCGCGGGGACGACGACCCGGCAGCGGACGTGGACCGCGACGCTGGGGACCGTCGCGCAGACGCTGAAGCAGGCGAAGGTGCTGCCGTCGCCCGAGGGCGGGCGGCCCGTGATAGCCGTGGTCGGGGAGCGTTCCGCCGCCGCTCGGCGTGAGCAGTTGTCGTGGTTCGAGTCCAAGCCGCTGTTCGGCTGGAAGGTGCTCGTGCCGCGGACCAAGGAGCAGGCGGCTTCGCTTTCCGACCAGCTGCGGTCGTACGGGGCCGTGCCGCACGAGGTGCCGACGATCGCCGTCGAGCCGCCGCGGACGCCTCAGCAGATGGAGCGGGCGGTCAAGGGGCTGGTCACCGGGCGGTACGAGTGGATCGCCTTCACCTCGGTGAACGCCGTCAAGGCCGTGCGGGAGAAGTTCGAGGAGTACGGGCTGGACGCGCGGGCCTTCGCGGGGATCAAGGTGGCCGCGGTGGGGGAGCAGACGGCGAAGGCGCTGGTCGCCTTCGGCGTGAAGCCGGATCTGGTGCCGAGCGGGGAGCAGTCCGCGGCGGGGTTGCTGGAGGACTGGCCGCCGTACGACCCGGTGTTCGACCCGATCGACCGGGTGTTCCTGCCGCGGGCCGACATCGCCACGGAGACGCTGGTCGCCGGGCTGATCGAGCTCGGGTGGGAGGTGGACGACGTCACGGCCTACCGGACCGTGCGCGCGTCGCCGCCGCCCGCGGAGACCCGGGAGGCGATCAAGGGCGGTGGGTTCGACGCCGTGCTGTTCACGTCGTCGTCCACGGTGCGGAATCTGGTCGGTATCGCCGGCAAGCCGCACAACGTGACCGTGATCGCGTGTATCGGGCCCGCCACGGCGAAGACCGCCGAGGAGCATGGGCTGCGGGTGGACGTGATGGCTCCGGAGCCGTCCGTACACAAGCTGGCGGAGGCGCTGGCCGACTTCGGGATGAAGCGGCGGGCGGCGGCGCTGGAGGCCGGGGATCCGGTGACGCGGCCCAGCGAGCGGCGGCCGGGGGCTCGGCGTCGGCGCACGACGACGTAG
- a CDS encoding glutaredoxin family protein, with protein sequence MADMSPIFRRKQPVVPRERLVTLIRKPGCHLCDDAQLVIEKVCADLGVSWEQKDITQDKELHDTYWEQIPVVLVDGEQHTFWRVDEGRLRKALTG encoded by the coding sequence ATGGCGGACATGAGCCCGATTTTCCGCCGCAAGCAGCCCGTGGTTCCACGGGAACGCCTCGTCACCCTGATCCGCAAGCCCGGCTGCCATCTGTGTGACGACGCGCAGCTGGTGATCGAAAAGGTCTGTGCCGACCTCGGTGTGTCGTGGGAGCAGAAGGACATCACCCAGGACAAGGAACTCCACGACACGTACTGGGAACAGATTCCCGTCGTTCTGGTGGACGGTGAGCAGCACACGTTCTGGCGGGTGGACGAGGGCCGTCTCCGCAAGGCGCTCACGGGGTAA
- the hemB gene encoding porphobilinogen synthase yields the protein MTTYGSFPGSRPRRLRTSPVMRRMVAETRLHPADFILPAFVREGVSEPVPIAAMPGVVQHTRDSLKKAAAEAVAAGISGIMLFGVPEESKKDAVGTPGTDPDGILQVALRDVRAEVGDELLVMSDLCLDETTDHGHCGVLDESGRVDNDATLERYAEMAQVQADAGAHVVGPSGMMDGQVGVVRDALDQIGREDVAVLAYTAKYASAFYGPFREAVGSSLRGDRKTYQQDPANARESMRELALDLEEGADMVMVKPAGPYLDVLARVADAVDVPVAAYQISGEYSMIEAAAEKGWIDRDRAIVETLTGIKRAGAQNILTYWATEVAQRLGKGQSLL from the coding sequence ATGACGACGTACGGTTCCTTCCCCGGTTCGCGGCCGCGGCGGCTGCGGACCTCCCCCGTCATGCGGCGCATGGTCGCCGAGACGCGGCTGCATCCCGCCGACTTCATCCTTCCCGCGTTCGTCCGGGAGGGCGTGAGCGAGCCGGTGCCGATCGCCGCCATGCCGGGGGTCGTGCAGCACACGCGCGACAGTCTGAAGAAGGCCGCTGCGGAGGCCGTGGCTGCCGGGATCTCCGGGATCATGCTGTTCGGGGTGCCCGAGGAGTCCAAGAAGGACGCGGTCGGGACTCCCGGGACCGATCCGGACGGCATTCTTCAGGTGGCCCTTCGCGATGTGCGGGCCGAGGTGGGGGACGAGCTGCTCGTCATGTCCGATCTGTGTCTCGACGAGACCACCGATCACGGGCATTGCGGTGTGCTCGACGAGTCCGGGCGGGTCGACAACGACGCGACCCTGGAGCGGTACGCCGAGATGGCGCAGGTCCAGGCCGACGCGGGGGCCCATGTGGTCGGGCCCAGCGGGATGATGGACGGGCAGGTCGGGGTCGTCCGGGACGCGCTTGACCAGATCGGGCGGGAGGACGTGGCCGTCCTGGCCTACACCGCCAAGTACGCGTCGGCGTTCTACGGGCCCTTCCGGGAGGCCGTCGGCTCGTCGCTGCGGGGCGACCGGAAGACGTATCAGCAGGATCCCGCCAACGCGCGGGAGTCGATGCGGGAGCTGGCCCTCGATCTGGAGGAAGGGGCCGACATGGTGATGGTGAAGCCTGCCGGGCCCTATCTGGACGTCCTGGCGCGTGTGGCGGACGCGGTGGACGTGCCCGTGGCCGCCTACCAGATCTCCGGCGAGTACTCGATGATCGAGGCCGCCGCCGAGAAGGGCTGGATCGACCGGGACCGGGCGATTGTGGAGACCCTGACCGGCATCAAGCGGGCCGGGGCGCAGAACATCCTCACCTACTGGGCCACCGAGGTCGCCCAGCGGCTGGGGAAGGGTCAGAGCCTGCTGTAG
- a CDS encoding redox-sensing transcriptional repressor Rex, with translation MATGRTHRPATRSRGIPEATVARLPLYLRALTALSERSVPTVSSEELAAAAGVNSAKLRKDFSYLGSYGTRGVGYDVEYLVYQISRELGLTQDWPVVIVGIGNLGAALANYGGFASRGFRVAALIDADPALTGRAVAGIPVQHTDDLEKIIQDNGVSIGVIATPAGAAQQVCDRLVAAGVTSILNFAPTVLSVPDGVDVRKVDLSIELQILAFHEQRKAGEEAASPDGGVPAAVARKESADKGPDGDVPAVMPA, from the coding sequence GTGGCAACTGGCCGAACTCACCGACCGGCGACCCGTAGCCGAGGGATTCCCGAGGCCACCGTCGCCCGTCTTCCGCTGTACCTCCGAGCCCTGACGGCGCTGTCGGAGCGCTCCGTACCCACGGTCTCGTCCGAGGAACTGGCGGCCGCGGCCGGGGTCAACTCGGCGAAGCTCCGCAAGGACTTCTCCTACCTCGGCTCCTACGGCACCCGGGGTGTCGGGTACGACGTCGAGTATCTCGTCTACCAGATCTCCCGTGAACTGGGCCTCACGCAGGACTGGCCGGTCGTGATCGTCGGTATCGGCAACCTCGGCGCCGCCCTCGCCAACTACGGCGGGTTCGCCTCCCGCGGCTTCCGGGTAGCAGCGCTCATCGACGCCGACCCCGCGCTCACCGGCCGTGCGGTCGCCGGGATCCCGGTGCAGCACACCGACGACCTGGAGAAGATCATCCAGGACAACGGCGTGTCGATCGGCGTGATCGCGACCCCCGCGGGCGCCGCCCAGCAGGTGTGCGACCGACTGGTCGCCGCCGGCGTCACCTCCATCCTGAACTTCGCTCCGACCGTGCTGTCGGTGCCGGACGGCGTCGACGTGCGCAAGGTCGACCTCTCCATCGAGCTGCAGATCCTCGCCTTCCACGAGCAGCGCAAGGCCGGCGAGGAGGCCGCGTCCCCCGACGGCGGCGTCCCGGCCGCCGTCGCGCGCAAGGAGTCCGCCGACAAGGGACCCGACGGGGACGTACCCGCCGTGATGCCGGCATGA
- a CDS encoding glutamyl-tRNA reductase, producing the protein MSLLVVGLSHRSAPVSVLERAALNADAQVKLVQDTVAAEPAAEAAVLATCNRIELYADVDKFHAGVAELSTLLAQHSGVGLEELTPYLYVHYEDRAVHHMFSVACGLDSMVVGEGQILGQIKDSLARAQDLHTAGRLLNDLFQQALRVGKRAHTETGIDRAGQSLVTFGLEQLASGGDVEKWARGKKALVIGAGSMSSLAAATLARAGVDEVVIANRTFDRAERLAQILNQADDADVVARAVPMDSVRAELTRADIAVSCTGATGLVLHAEEIAGAVEGRTGRPARVEKTAEDARTAPKTDVRQTPLPPTPVGADDNCPLDLTAPGFSVMGEAAVAGMDAATLEQHAAWAAGSAVERREAERRTPEVTPELITALAATVATTGRIPERRKPEPVAEAQRPEPVLYLLDLAMPRDIDAAVHRLAGVRLVDIESLAEASADAPMAADVDQVRHIVSDEVAAFGAALRAAHITPTVVALRTMAADVVAGEIARLDGRLPGLDDKQRAEIRQAVHRVVDKLLHAPTVRVKQLAAEPGGAGYADALRTLFDLDAETVASVSRAEDSTENTAQNRGPA; encoded by the coding sequence ATGAGTCTGCTCGTCGTCGGACTGAGTCACCGCAGCGCCCCGGTCAGCGTGCTGGAGCGGGCCGCGCTGAACGCGGACGCCCAGGTCAAGCTGGTCCAGGACACCGTCGCCGCCGAACCGGCCGCCGAGGCCGCGGTGCTCGCCACCTGCAACCGCATCGAGCTGTACGCCGACGTGGACAAGTTCCACGCCGGTGTCGCCGAGCTGTCCACGCTGCTGGCCCAGCACAGCGGGGTCGGCCTGGAGGAACTCACGCCGTACCTGTACGTGCACTACGAGGACCGGGCCGTCCACCACATGTTCTCGGTGGCCTGCGGGCTCGACTCGATGGTCGTCGGCGAGGGGCAGATCCTCGGCCAGATAAAGGACTCGCTGGCCCGCGCGCAGGACCTGCACACCGCCGGGCGGCTGCTGAACGACCTGTTCCAGCAGGCGCTGCGGGTCGGCAAGCGGGCCCACACCGAGACCGGCATCGACCGGGCCGGGCAGTCCCTGGTCACCTTCGGCCTGGAGCAGCTGGCCTCGGGCGGGGACGTGGAGAAGTGGGCGCGGGGCAAGAAGGCGCTGGTCATCGGCGCCGGATCGATGTCGTCGCTGGCCGCCGCGACGCTGGCGCGCGCCGGTGTCGACGAGGTCGTCATCGCCAACCGCACCTTCGACCGCGCCGAGCGCCTCGCGCAGATCCTGAACCAGGCCGACGACGCGGACGTGGTGGCCCGGGCGGTACCGATGGACTCGGTACGGGCCGAGCTGACACGTGCCGACATCGCCGTCTCCTGCACCGGCGCCACCGGCCTGGTCCTGCACGCGGAGGAGATCGCGGGCGCGGTCGAGGGCCGCACCGGCCGCCCCGCGCGGGTCGAGAAGACCGCCGAGGACGCGCGTACGGCGCCGAAGACGGACGTCCGGCAGACGCCGCTGCCGCCCACCCCGGTGGGCGCCGACGACAACTGCCCGCTGGACCTGACCGCTCCCGGCTTCTCCGTGATGGGCGAGGCCGCCGTGGCCGGCATGGACGCGGCGACGCTGGAGCAGCACGCCGCGTGGGCCGCCGGCAGCGCGGTCGAGCGGCGGGAGGCGGAGCGCCGGACGCCCGAGGTGACGCCCGAGCTGATCACCGCGCTCGCCGCGACCGTGGCCACCACCGGCCGGATCCCCGAGCGCCGCAAGCCCGAGCCGGTCGCCGAGGCCCAGCGGCCCGAGCCGGTCCTCTACCTGCTCGACCTGGCGATGCCGCGCGACATCGACGCGGCCGTGCACCGGCTCGCCGGGGTGCGGCTGGTGGACATCGAGTCGCTGGCCGAGGCCTCCGCGGACGCACCGATGGCGGCCGACGTCGACCAGGTGCGCCATATCGTCTCCGACGAGGTGGCGGCGTTCGGGGCCGCTCTGCGGGCCGCGCACATCACGCCGACCGTGGTCGCGCTGCGGACGATGGCCGCCGACGTCGTGGCGGGCGAGATCGCCCGGCTGGACGGGCGGCTGCCCGGCCTGGACGACAAGCAGCGCGCCGAGATCCGCCAGGCCGTGCACCGGGTCGTCGACAAGCTGCTGCACGCGCCGACCGTACGGGTCAAGCAGCTCGCGGCCGAGCCCGGCGGCGCCGGGTACGCGGACGCGCTGCGAACCCTGTTCGACCTCGACGCCGAGACGGTGGCCTCCGTCTCCCGCGCCGAGGACAGCACCGAGAACACCGCACAGAACCGAGGGCCGGCATGA